Part of the Notamacropus eugenii isolate mMacEug1 chromosome 5, mMacEug1.pri_v2, whole genome shotgun sequence genome is shown below.
GCAAGGCGCACACAGTAAAAAGTAAGTCTGTCCCTGCCCCCAAGTGGGTAACAATATAATCAGGGTGCGGAGACAACATACAGTATGTTATGGTTGCAAAGTATGGGAAGTAGTAAAGCATGttgttggggagagggagaaggagaatgggaCACCAGGGGGCATCTTATTCTGTGGAGCTGAACCAAGGCAGAGGAGCATATTCCAAGTGGAGTGAACccaaaatgctttctttctgctttttataAAGGGAGGCGTTGGGAGGAGTTTGGCACTCTACTCTCCagctctccaatcagaggggagaggagactgagaaggtaGTGTCAATCAGGACTTGAGTTAGTAGTATGGTGATGAGATTATAGGTGATGAGTATAAGGTGGGAAGAGCATCTCCTTCCATGAAGTTCAAATAAGAAAAAGCACCAGATATAGAGTAGAATGTGTACCTAATGGAATATATGCCTGTATAAGGTCCAAATGGACACATGGTCTAAGTATAAAAAGTCACattgtaaacaaattagaggaacaaggaagcGATTGTATTAAAATTCTTTGATTAAGGGaagagattatgaaaagaaaaacaataaggaCAGAGGATAACAAGATAAAACGTACATTTTTCATTCTATAAAAGTGAAATGTTATAGAGAAAACAATCTAATAAAGCAAAAAtttggaaggaaataaataaatggagaaagatgttaacagcaagtttctctgatttaAGTTTCATTACAAAGACTTAAGGTACTGATGAAACTTTATAAGACAATTCCATTTCACAATAGGCAGATTTCAAAGTGCTAAGGATGGAAAACCACATGGAAAAATGATCTAAACcactaataattaaaaaatacaaattagagGAGTTTAGATTCAAACTCCAACACATCAAGGTGACTGgtaagatgaagaaggaaaatggtGGACATGccatagaaaagaagaaaaataatgcaaAGATGGTAGAGATGTGAATGTGTTTGATTATTCAGGAAATCAATTTGCAAGTGTATCTCCAAATTATTAAAGTATATATGCCTTTTTGTTGAGATATAAAAGCACTAAATTTATATCctaaagtattaaaaaaagaaaaggacctgctgtatatgtgcatatatatatatatacatatatatatacgtatatatgtataaacacctgtatacatacatatatgtatacacacgcatgtatagatatatacacacatacatgcatacacaattTAATGAAAGTAGGGAAGTGAGCATATTCAGCTTTACCTTTCAGGGTTTGTGTTTTGTTACTGAATTTATCAATTCCCAagtgttccaaattttttttataatttacttGTGTAAATTATTCTGCCTTTTCCAGTTAAATTTGCTCTACATTGGTATAGGCAATTCTTCAAAAATTTCTTCTGAAAGTTTTATGTCATTTTTTGTGACACAATAAAATTCTATTATAGCGATATCAATTCCATTTATATATACCTCCATATGAAAGATGTCTTctattctcaaatattttttctattgtGACATAACcttatgcatgtgtatttatttaggtatatatgtatacatatttgaaacacacatttatatattacatgAAAAATTATTccatatgtaatacatatttattaatgtACATACCAAAAGACAGAAATACATTTACAATATCACCACAAGCAAGCAGGTAAATActaaatcctttttttctctatcctttatagatggaaatgacaaattgAAATAATCTTGAGTGACTGGTTCCGGTGATAGACATCCTGCTCAAATGCACAGATTTGTAGGATGGTAGATTTCAGATTTTAAGAGCTCTTGACTTTAAATTCTCAATCAAGTCTCTCTCTCATCAGTATCTTCAACTGTTAGTTTCCATATTATTGGGATTATTATAATTTGACTCTTTCACCAAAGAACTCAACCAGTGTATGAAAGAAGAACTCTTTATAAATGAAGATCAAAACAGAACATTAGAAACTTACCTATCTAAATCTATTAATACTTCCTGAATATCCATCTGCCAGTAATAAAACAGACATTCTCCACAGGTTTTTTTCTGTATTGGAGAGAACAGCAATTGTATTGGACATGGAAAGTGTCTCCTTCATCTAAGGAATTATATTCTACACCTTGATATTTCTGAATAAGCATAGATCAACAGGGTTTGATTGCTATGtccttctattaaaaaaaaaagaatgatttctaAGGACATAGCACTGGGGCTCTTTTTTCTGCTTCAAACTGGTTTGGGAGTACTGGGGAATTCCTTCCTCCTGGGGCTCTATACCATCACCTTATTCATTGGTCCCAGGCTGAGGCCAATTGATTTGCTTCTCGTCCACCTGGCCTTTGTCAATGACTTAGCGCTTCTTTTCAAAGGAATTCCTCAGATAATGTTTACTTTGGGCCTCAAAAATTTTTTGGATGATGTGGGATGTAAACTTATCTTTTACTTTCATAAAGTTTCCCGGGACCTTTCTCTCTGTACTACCTGCCTCCTGAGTAGCTTCCAAGCCATCACTTTAAGTCCCAGAAACTCCTGGTGGGCTCAACTTAAAGCTGGAGCCCAAAAGTGCATGGTTCCATTGTGTCTTTTTTGCTGGGCCTTCCATCTACTGAAAAATGTTATGATTCTTTCATTTATGAGAGgcccaatgaaaaacaaaaccatcactCAACAGGATTTTCTTTATTGTTCCGTTCCATTTCCAGCTACATTTAATCTTGTAATGCATATACTCATAGTCTTCCTTCCTGATTTTTTGTTTATAGGAATCATGATGGGAACCAGTGGATATATGGTCTTTTTCTTGTACAGACACCATCAAAGAGTCCAGTACATTCATGGCAATATTCTCACCCCTAGTGTTTCCCCAGAGACCAGAGCCACCCAAACTATCCTGTTCCTTGTCATCCTGTTTGTCTGCTTTTACTCACTGAATTCTATCTTTATCTTATGTATTCAAAATGAAGGATCTTCCTGGCTTTTTCACATCTCTGCCTTCCTGGCTGCCTGCTTCCCAGCTTTTAGCTCTTTTATTCTAATAGTTAGTGACTCCCATGTACATAAAAATTTCTTGGCACTCTTGGACAAAAAGATATTATTCTGATAAAACTTGGGAGATTCATCTAAAACCCATCAAAATGACTAACATGATTAAAAGAACATAATGATTAATATTTTTTGAGCTAAAGGAATACAAGAATGTTAATGTCTTCTTGGAGTTCTCTATTGATCTGTGTAGTTTCTATGGAAATTTTGGACTTTGTCCCCCAAATAATTAGCTCATTCTTACCATTTAATCTCTCTACACCAATACTCCTCTTATATTCCTGAGAGATAACAAAAGAACCTGTCTGTACATAAATATATCTAGGAGCTTATGTCAAATTAATGacaaactggaaactaaaggacATCCCTTCTGCTGGATAAATGCCTAAAAACtatgttatttcattgttttatCATTCATCACGTCATATGATCATCCACTAGAAATCCATTAGTTATCAAACTTTTTCCTAAAATGAGcatgtaacagtaagcactctGACATAAACAGGGGGGTCTGTTTCCACAGGTtcttaaatatacatttataaaagGATAGAAAAACTTTTGATAGGTCAACAATCACTGTTGTTCAAACAAATGATGCTAGATAtaccattttatcttttgtatttcCAAAGCTACCAAACCTCCTATGTattcaacagagaaaatacagtgAAATAAAAGCCATATTTACCAGAGAGGAaatcaccaacatctgggttttcaaagccaaaggctgcttagcagcttcccacaGTCTCATCTGGCtcataaaccttcttccaaagcaaaacttcaaagCAAATGTcctctcagaatatttatactcttttcagagccagagggcacaacctttcttgacccagtgcctcatcaacaagcctccctcaatagccccacctgaggcccACCAATAGGTGGACAAGGTTTTTAACTTCCTTTATAGAGCCCTGCCATCCAACTCCCCCACATACTGACAGAATACATTAATTCAGACCTGGCTTGACCAGGCCAGCATGTAGAAGGACTAACTGATACCTCCTTTCTTGTCCCATGCTTTTCTTAATGAAGCTTAAATTCATGTTGGTTATTTTGTCTGATTTGTCACATTGCTGATTCCTAATGATTTTACACTGAGTTGTTTTTCAAATAAACCGTTTTGTATCCATGTTTCTCCTCTTTTGGTACTTATGcaatcagtttttgtttttttgttatttaactTAGGCATAGGAACAACCATCTGTCTTGGCTCTGACTGTGAAGGGAGATTCTGACCAGTCTGCACTGGACCTGTCTCTGATGAATTTGTACAGACAAGTTCTACTCCTGACTATCTTTAAGGGAGCCATGAGGAGGGCATTGGGAGGGGAAGCCTTAAGCCTAATTCAAATGTAATGAATTAGTTCTAAAAAAACATCCTAAAGCagattctacacacacacacacacacacacacacacacacacacacacacacacacacagtccttACACATcaaaataaggaaggaagcaTGGGAGGCAAAAGTGACAAGTAGGTACTTGATTGAGGCCACAGACATCAGGTtgcaaaaaaaagtcaagtaaagATTGAACAAAACTTCTTTGTGTTTTCACAGCCTCTTACAACACAGCTTAAGTCAAGAATCAAACAGGGAATTAACCTAAATTAGCCTAATTAGCCTAAAATCACAGAAACCTTTTCTCATCATTATGAAAGAATATGAAGATGCAGTAGCAACACTCTATGATGGGGATGCTGAAGACTCAGACTaaccctctctcttcttcctggcAGCATGGCTTTGAACAAATGACCTGTTTCATGAACATCAATTATGAACACCAGTATAACATTATTACACTTGGTGAATTATCATGAAGTTCTACTTTGCAGGCAACTGGCTGCCTGGAAGGATACACCAAATTCTTGACAGAGCATTCCCTGCTGCCATTAATATCTAGAAAGTCTTCTACTCACCTTTCCCTGGTTGGATAATGAAGAAACACAGTGTTCCTGCcactgaagactgaaaaaaagaaaccacCCTAAATCATATGTTGCCTGAGATTAGAGGCCTCCACTTCAGGAATCTCTGGAGAACATCACCTAAGAAATACTCTGATCAATGGGTACTTGCCTTGTTCTGTGGCAGTAAACTTCTGTCCCTAACTCCGCTAATATCTGTGATTCAGATTCATTCTGTTGACTTGGAAATACCTTTTCTAGAACAAAATTCTTTCTTAGCCCTTATCTGCTCTCCCTCAAtttctttccatgcctttcttcCACTTTATGCATTGCCCTTCGGAATCTATTAATTCCCTTTTGCTTTAGATAATTTCCTTTCACACTCTCCATTTTCTGACACTCTCCATTTTCTGGATTTCTCCTCAAAGACACTTCATCCTTCACCAACCTCTCCAGGGCTGGATGACTCTTCTCTCAAACTTTGTATTGTCCAGAGTGCCACTTTTTAGTCTCTCATTCAGGAAGCCTCTCCTCTTTTAAGATTCACCCCAACTACTTATTATATTgtatggattctttttttttctgataaccAAGTCTCTAAGTtactctccctctttttccttggAGTGAAGTCTCTGATTCACAGTCTACTCCAGTACATTCCACTGAACCCCTGGCCTTTAATGCCCAGCTCTGCTCTACCTCTGCCAGCCACAGAGATCTTCAAAACTCAGACCACCTGACTACTCAAAACTCTTCTTTCCCTAGGATGCTGAAGttctcttttaataattttctgtCCTTTTTATTAGTACTCTTAAACTATTCTTTGCCCTCACAACTAGCTCCAACCTCATgtgataaaagaaaaggaatgctGAATTTCTTGTATAAAGATCTGTGTTGGAATCTCTGCCTTGTTCCACACTACCTGTTTGAACATGGGCAAATGAattaattacaaaatttaaaggaATATTCTGATATGTGTTTTTATACAAATTTCAGTGCAATCAATAATTTtataagagaataatttatagaatattttgtgttaattttgtgttaaaaagttaattttgcttaggtttttatttaatttgtctgGCATGTCCTGAAATGCAAACATTATTTGTAGAGAACTAATTTGATCTTCAGTGTTTTCTGTATACCCCTTGGATTTGCTCACTTCATATATTTTCACTACTTTGACTAAAATTGGAGTACAGTTAGCATCTTCtgaatgaatttttttgtatAATAGCTACTTCAAGGAGTATTATTAATTATGCTTTTTTGTAGGGATTAGATCCTTGTCAGTATCTACTCCTTTTGAGGTGGGAATTGAAATGAATCAAAGTTCACAATAATTAAATTGTAGTTCTATGGAATTAAAGTAGaaaacttttaaatgaaaatgtttttgggCAAGGCACAAGATCAGACAATTATGTgtgtaatttaaaagaaaattaaaaggccTTTGGTTTTGTGCCTTCTgtgatactttaaaatatttagctTGAGAAGAACACAGAACAGCTTGAAGcagaatggagaatggagaagagaagtGTTACTACTTCAAGCTCAGTCTAACCAAGACTAGCTGAGTGGAATAAGAAAGGTACTAATGCTGctctgagcaactgatctgattGGAATAAATCTCTCCCACTCTTCAGAACTGCTTATTgcatgcaaccaagattaaaatggaagtagaaaactgggaaacatttttatagccaatgtcactgacaaaggtctcatttctaaaatatattgaaaactaAGTCAAATTAATAagacaagtcattctccaattgaaaaaGATGGTGAGCATATGAATAGGCAGATGCAGATGAATACATTAAATCTTTCTACAGGCATATGAAAggtgctcaaaatcactatttattacagaaatacaaattaaatcaactgtgaggtaccatctcacaacTATAAATTTGCTAAtctgacaaaagagaaaattataaatgttggagatcaTGTGGGAAAATCTGAACGCATAGctggtagaattgtgaattgatacaaccattctggggagAAATTTGGATCTAAATCAAAAGCCTGCATATCCAGTAATACCAATACtatgtctgtattccaaagagatcactgAAATacgaaaaggatccacatgtacaaaaatatttataatagcatttTTTGTGATgtcaaggaattggaaattgagggggtgcccaatcagttggggaatggtttaaCAATTTATGCagtatgagtgtaatggaatgtCCTCGTATGAACTTCCAATACAGATGGGAAGGATCATGGAGGAATGCAGATCCCTGACAAATACCCCCAAAGAATCTAAATTGGTAATGGATGGAACAATGATTGAAAAGACCAAAAGGTAAAATCAGGAAGCTCCTTCATCTAGTCCATTACAACAGTGGAAGATGTTCAGAAGCCAGTTCATGCTCAGAGAAAGCTCATGCCAGAATAGGCAGTTGACAATGCAAGTTCCAGTGAACAGGTTGCATTTGGCAGGAGTTAGGAACTGAGACATtatctaagtgtctgaggccaggctAAAAGCTACATGTATTCTGGAAATAACCTACTAGGAGGATTCAAAAGCTAATCTCAACCTTCTGTTAAAGAAGTCTATGGAATGGTGGCATTctgattttacatttaaaaattaaggtaaactgagagaCAATTGTCTCAGCAAGCTGAATGGGTCAATGGCTTCTCTCAATTATCAAAGACCGTGAGGCAGTGCTTTTTGGCCTTCGTGGAATTTTGGGAAGTACAGGAGAATAAAAAACAGAGTTGGGTAGGATGAGAAAACAGTGCAATTGTTTATAGGTTAGATAGCATCCTGAGGGTGGGCATAACCTGATCAGTTGCACAGAGAAAGCTCACATGAGGCTAGTAATCACCCCTGCTTTCATTAAAGAATGCTGATTTATGGAATCCATCTGCATCCTAAGGACTATAGATATTAAATCAGGAATAGCAGACTCCCTGGCTGCTAAGACGGAGATCAGAccctccttatttgtaaaaggaagagCAAGAATGGACATTATATCTTGTGGAAATGTATGAAGTCAGGTTGTAGATCTTCAAATCTAGCAAATAGACTTCATGAAATTTTCCAGAACCTGAAAGTAGGAGGGATAACAAGTTTTATTTTAGTGAACTCAAAGGAGAAACCGAAGTCCTGTGAcaaaagaaatgttcattgtttgagtccaGCAGCAAGGTTGGAAATAGTGCACCACCTAGATGCAACCTGCAGAACCTGATGTTTACCTACATCTTGCAAGGACAACAGATTTCTTTGATTACCGAACAGTAATTAGGAGGGAATGTAAACTTCTAATCTTATCCTACgggtaaagaaggaaaaaaatttgtttaGGGCAATCATACAAACTTGGCAGTAATACAGAACAGAACTAATTATAGCATAACATCAATTATAAAATGATACAGAATCCACTTAATTTCTTACTGAGGAGGGAAACAATAGGGGGAATTAAGCCTCCATGAAGTCCAGGAAACTCGGCATGAAGCTCTGAGGATTTTAGACTCTGACCCTGGAAACAGCAGCATTGAAAGTACTAATTCATGACAGGTCACTGTTCATGAGAAAGAGCGTGGCACACACACCTCTTAGAGGACCCAGAGATATGGCAGGAAAAAGAAGCCAGTTCAATGACTGAGAGTGGAGGACAGGACCATCTTCAACATGTAACTACAGCATTTAAGTCATACAACAGGGAGTGAACCAAATTCTTGATGTAGGATTGTGCTGATGGAAGACTGAGAGGAGCCACAGCCAGTACCTGGATGAGATTACCATGAGACAGGGAAAGAAGCAAGGAATCATGACAGAATACCTTGCTTGACACCTTGTCATCTATAACAGTGCCAGTGGTGGCATTCATAAAAAAATAGGGAACAGAGAATGGCTCCCAATTCAGCAAAGCATGTGGGAAGAAACAGAATCTGTCCCTGGCACAAAGTCGCAGTCTAGGAATTAAGACCAGAAATGTGAGTAAATGGACCAATTTACAATGAAGAAATGTACAAATTAACATATATGCAtgaggtaaaaacagaaaaaccaataaaagtagagcatcagaaaaaaaaatagattgccgctaaaatatcaagggaatgaatTAAGAAGTGAaacaaatgatttaaaaaaatcagagcttGTAAGGAAAAATTATAtcctgaagaaattaaaaaagaagaaaaagaactgcagtgcatgtatgtacatatacatatacaagtctATCCacatatctatccatctgtcaATCTGTCTACACTTGTATGTGTATGCAATTTAAGGAGGGTGAGGAGgtgattatattttatctttcactttcaggtttcatattttattattgCATTTATCAGTTCCACAGTCTCTTAAAGTTGTTTTCTCCAGAATTTAGTTGTccaaacacattttcaaattttgttatttttgttttgcattaCAACATAAAACTCTTCAGAATTTCTTGAGAAACTTCAATGCAATTTCTTATGGCACCATATTATATTGTAGTCATATCACATTGGTTTATCCATTTCCCAATAGGAATAtcctttctattcatttttttcctattatgaaagaagtatatgtatgtctctacatatatattcgaAATGCATACCGTCATATATTACAGATGTGATAGACATTTAAATATTTGCatagcaaaagatagaaagagatttACAACCATAGCATCAGAAacaagatggcaaaataaatattgaatcaTTCTTTCGCTATCCATTGCAGATGGATGAGAAAATATAATTAATGGTCATGAGTGACTGGTTCCAGTAACAAATATCCTACTCGAAGGCACAGATTTATATAATGGTAGAGGCAGAGTTTGAGAACTCCTGTCTTCACATTCTCAACCAAGTGATCTCTCTGTCATCACCATCTTCAATTATGGTAGGTTCTGTATTATTGGGATTATTGTAATTTTACTCTTTCACCAAAGAACTCAAGCAGTATTTCAaagaagaactatataaatgaagAGTACAACAAAGCATTGGAACGTTTCCTACCGATACAATATTCCTGAATATGTATCTGCCAGTAACAAAAGAGACATTCTCCACAGGTTTTTCTGTATGGGAGTGAACAGTGAGAATACTGGAGGTAGAAAGTATCTCCCTCATGTCAGGAAATATCTTCTACTCTTTGATGTTTCTTACTGAGCTCAGATCAACTGGTTTTGACTGCTGTACTcttattaaaaaagagaatgatttcttttcttttcttttttttttttttttttttttttacattttcacctcagtcatgttgcatggaagaattaaaaggaatgagagaaaccaggataaaaaccaaaacaaaacaaaatacaagagaaaatagtctgcttcattctgcagtccaattccatagttctttctctagatgtggatgacattttaccTCACGAGTTCATTGGAAATTgattaggtccttgcattactgtaaagggctgtctaccagaaaaattccttcgacactgtggttgttgctgtgtacaaagttctccatacagcatcagttcatataagtccttccaggcctctctgaagtctccttgttcatcatttcttgtaacacaatagaattccattgcattcatacacctcaacctgttcagccattccctgattgaagggcatccccttgattcccatttcttgaccaccacaaagagagctgctataaatatttttgtacatgtgggaccctttctcatttgagtgatctctttgggatacagtcctagaagtgatatttctgggtcaaagagtatgcacattttagttaccctttgggcatagttccaaattgctctccagaatggctggatcagcttacagcttgAACAACAGTAagttagtgttccaaatctcccatatcttctccaacacttattatCCTCCTGTTTTGGCATGCTAGCCCATCTCAcaggtgtggtgtggtacctcagagttgttttgatttgcatttctcttgtcaATAGTCActaagagtattttttcatatgactatatatagctttaatttgtcctctgaaaactgcctgtttatatcctttgaccatttatgaatttgGGAACGGATTGTGTTCTTGTATGCTATGGTTGCGACATAGCTTAccaagaggagcaagtcttacGCCTG
Proteins encoded:
- the LOC140507515 gene encoding vomeronasal type-1 receptor 1-like — its product is MISKDIALGLFFLLQTGLGVLGNSFLLGLYTITLFIGPRLRPIDLLLVHLAFVNDLALLFKGIPQIMFTLGLKNFLDDVGCKLIFYFHKVSRDLSLCTTCLLSSFQAITLSPRNSWWAQLKAGAQKCMVPLCLFCWAFHLLKNVMILSFMRGPMKNKTITQQDFLYCSVPFPATFNLVMHILIVFLPDFLFIGIMMGTSGYMVFFLYRHHQRVQYIHGNILTPSVSPETRATQTILFLVILFVCFYSLNSIFILCIQNEGSSWLFHISAFLAACFPAFSSFILIVSDSHVHKNFLALLDKKILF